ACTGGCAGCACAAATTCACTAGCTGTACAACTGGTTGACACTCTGAATCCACAGGAAGATATATCATTGGACACTCTACttagtgatattaaaaaCAATACTGATAGCACCAAAAACGCCGGAGATATCACAATCATTTTCCCCATACCATCACATTCTCCattaattgacaaatttaacaGCCAAATAACACTCGTTTATTACAGCACAAACAAATCATCAATAGTTTATCTTACTGGAGTGGTTGAAAAAGTTGATAAAACAGGGTACTGGAAAAATTCATGGTATAGTAATATAGATCCACCCTATTTTGATTTGTACCAGTTTACACCTATTAGTTTAACCACGTCTTTGTTTGGCTGCGGGCAAAGGGATTGGCAACAGTACTCCATTGGCAAGATTGGTGGTAAATGGGCCAAAGTTTAAAATCATATACTATTCATGGCCGACTTGAGATTGTTAGCTAATGTGCATTGGTTTTTCGTGAAAGACTATCcccaaaatatatttaaattgtacaatgTTGATTGTGATACAATTACCGAAATTTTTACCACCGCTGAAATGGATATATCACATACGTTAGTTTCATCAATTGGTTACCTTGATATTATACTATTGTTTTTAATTCTGTTCGCTATATTTCACTTTTTAAATAACCGATGGATTTTTGAATCCattggaaaattttcagGTCATAAACGgaatattttgattttgGGTCCCTGTGACTCTGGAAAAACGACTCTTTCAATCCAAATAATTACCGGTAAATTCTTTGCCACCGTCACCTCAATGAGCCCATTCAGTAAAGACGTCAAAATTGGggataataatttcaacTTAATTGATTTCCCAGGTCATTCAAGACTCTTTTACAAGCTTGATGATTATATTACTAAAGCAAATTACATATTGTTGGTCATAGATTGTACCAAGAAGGACTCAGCTGTGGCAGCAGCTAATATTGCGTATAAGATCGTAACAACACACGATTTGAACAATGTAAAACTGCTATGCATTTGCAATAAGAATGATCAGATTATATCGCGACCCATGGAATCTGTAAGGAAGGATTTCCTGCAGCATCTAAATACACTATCATTAGATAATGATAGTAAATGCCTTTTTAAGGTACCTCCTTTTTCATTTAGGAATGGTGTAGCATATCATCGAAGAAGGGGGATATTAAAGTGGTTttagattttttgaaaGCGTAACTATATGCAAACTATTTActtttgtacaattattcgtttgtaaaatattgtatatattttttagtttaGACGTCGTTAATATGTGAATGTTATTTATGTGGTACACAAGGATAGCATGTCCAAGTCCCTTTTCCATCCTAAGCTTAACTGAACCAAAACACTCTGTATATGCCACTAATTTTATTcctataataaattatcaatttaatgGATGgtttatatagataatttacaaaataagCTGATTAATCGTTtctaattgatatttatggaTGATATTCACTGTTTAATCGTTCTATATCgcataaatatcatttgttgCTCAACTTCCTATAATTATGTGGGCAGATTCAAATTCATGTTCGTTGGCGAATGGGAAAATCTACGATATTGAGGGCATTGTGTTGGATTACCTCTTCGATCCTCCTCAATCCACAACCAACGAGGCCGAGCTGCgatttcattatttattcagTTACAATGATGAACCAAATTTACTTTTTCTAACTCAGCACGACATTTTACAGCACATAAATTCTCTGCTGCCTCCAACCACTCATATAAATGACACAACCACTTCATTGACATGGCACAATCTTACCACAGTAGTTAAATTTTCCATTTAGGTTCAACCCGATAGTTTAAAGATTGATACACAACAGGCCATGGAGCTTGTAGCGCCAGCTATGACACCTATGGGCTACAAAAGTATTTTAAAACTCGGATCTAAAATTAGGATTCCCAGAGCAGTACTGGGTTATACAGGAGGGAGGCCTGTAAGTTTACGCAATTTATACAGGGAATTACGTCAAATTCAGTGCCActttttatacaattagaatgaataattattagtgAGTTGTAGCGAATacttattaattatgtCAAATGATTGATGAGTGGACATGATCACACTAGTACTTCATAAAAAACATAAACATGTTGATTACCAAAAGGTTGCCCAGTATTCCTATCGTTATTAGTTCCGCAGTTTATTTCTTTACAGTAATATCCAACGGATACATTGCAGCCTTTGCACTTTAGCCTACTTTACTGATTACTTACCTAATTTGCCGTTCAATCCCGCCCTTCTTTCTTATATAGACAGTGGCCCCAGTTAAAACATATCCTCTGGCAAACCTGTTCATGGTTATTACTTTTgatttgtcatttttgcGATTTGGTAAATCGTTAAGTGGAGAGTCACATACAAAGCAGTGTTCGTTGcatattttgcaatagTAACTATACAGTTTGGTTTCGAATGACACTGCAGTGCTATCTTCTGTTGAATAATCCACTAGctacataaaattatcatttacTACCTTGAAGCATTTGCTAACCTCACTGGCTTTGTGTTCTTGGTGCATTTTGGCATCACTTATATTGTAATTCGTTGAAAGTGTTTTGTGATGatttattgcaaaaatATGCTAATATTGCATAACTTATAGTCACGTTTGCCAAGCATTGTCACAGCAGGGCAATACATGTATCACTATAGTACCACCCACAGAATTTACATATACCCATGCTACTTAGTTATATGCCATTACGCCGATAAATTGGGTGTGATTTGagtaaaaaatttgttttgttcaaaaattaGTTATGTATGTTATTTTTCATTGGTAAGTTTACCcataaaatgtaaaaaaacTACTAGACAGTGCCACAATCCACAATCTCAATTGTGGactaaatgaattattacTCACTTTTGGTTTATCTCCATCAATTTTAACCGTTTTTATTTCGTCAAGCAACTCTAATCCTTCAACAATTTTGCCAATTACAACGTTTTTGCCGTTCATACTTGGTTGTGGAGACAGAgttatgaaaaattgtgataaattggtaTTGGGCCCCGTATTTGCCATGCCAACAATTCCTTTTGTTGCAAATTGATCATTAAAAGATTCATCAATGAATGCTTCTCCATAAATGCTCATTCCGCCAGTACCGTCGTTATTGATTACATCGCCGCCCTGCACTAAGACTCCTGGGACtaatttgtgaaatttatTGCCCTTGTATTTCAACTTCTTATTCTCATTATCACCTAATTTAAACACGTTCTTACCCTTGCAAAGGCCAATAAAATTCTTTACAGCCATAGGTACTGTATCCTCAAACAGTACGATTACAGTTTTGAAAGTTTTTTCATTCACTCTAATGTCCATAAATACACGTGGCAAAGCATGCATATCTCTTGCTGGTTTCTTTTCTATATATATGTCGTTACGGAACATTTTGCTAAACACAGATATCTCCTTCTGTGTGCTAATCTTCAACTTGTGCATGcactaatttatatgaAGATTACTTGGGCCAATGAATTCTTCCCCTGAACATTATCGGGTTCCAGAGCTATAACTTTCTTGAAATCATCACAAGCTTCCTGTAAAAACCCGAAACTCATCCTAGCAATTCCACGGCGATAATATGCCTTAACATTATTCTACGTgactatttatttacctTGTCTAATTTCAAGGCATTATTAGAGCTTTCAATAGCTTTCGAATACTCTCCAGTTTTCAAATAACAACTGCATAACCCAATTATTTACTTTGCTAAATTGAGATGAGATGCTGATAGTAGTGGAGCTGAAGCACTTTGTTGTGCCGGATCCCAGTCGTCGCGACCAGACAAATAGTCTATTGCCTGAATTAGAAGTTGTGTTACTTCTTGATAGAAAGTAATTGCTATGGGAAAATTGTTTTgctgaaaataattatttccCTTAATTTTGGAATCCTGTGCAATTTGGATGCATTCATCAACACTCATTTCCCACTTCTTCTTGCTAGGTACATCACGGTACATCAGTAGTTCTATTTCAAACTATGTAAAGTTTTGTTTACATTAAGAACGGAATTAGGCGGTATTGAGGCTCCGGCCCCTTTATCTCCATATCCATAATCAGGTTGTATTACCTAAATACtaaacaaaattaccaCTAAACACTTTTCGCCGACAGACATTGACTTGACACAAATGTCCCACCCTTTTATCACATTCCCTTCCCCtaat
The DNA window shown above is from Babesia microti strain RI chromosome III, complete genome and carries:
- a CDS encoding conserved Plasmodium protein, unknown function (overlaps_old_locusTagID:BBM_III00650); translated protein: MILRQSLNLNSYCLLSKRRSLKTQTIQRKFSKQQLIHTSHIDTKVVDRNAARFGKTESISIAVSPTEYKWWIRLKPLVIFLVIQSIPLSLGAYVYKRLLDSKIDILNTILDDPKDIFNHCLKVIRSASACFLITGSTNSLAVQLVDTLNPQEDISLDTLLSDIKNNTDSTKNAGDITIIFPIPSHSPLIDKFNSQITLVYYSTNKSSIVYLTGVVEKVDKTGYWKNSWYSNIDPPYFDLYQFTPISLTTSLFGCGQRDWQQYSIGKIGGKWAKV
- a CDS encoding Signal recognition particle receptor subunit beta (overlaps_old_locusTagID:BBM_III00655), yielding MADLRLLANVHWFFVKDYPQNIFKLYNVDCDTITEIFTTAEMDISHTLVSSIGYLDIILLFLILFAIFHFLNNRWIFESIGKFSGHKRNILILGPCDSGKTTLSIQIITGKFFATVTSMSPFSKDVKIGDNNFNLIDFPGHSRLFYKLDDYITKANYILLVIDCTKKDSAVAAANIAYKIVTTHDLNNVKLLCICNKNDQIISRPMESVRKDFLQHLNTLSLDNDSKCLFKEWCSISSKKGDIKVVLDFLKA
- a CDS encoding hypothetical protein (overlaps_old_locusTagID:BBM_III00660) — translated: MWADSNSCSLANGKIYDIEGIVLDYLFDPPQSTTNEAELRFHYLFSYNDEPNLLFLTQHDILQHINSLLPPTTHINDTTTSLTWHNLTTVQPDSLKIDTQQAMELVAPAMTPMGYKSILKLGSKIRIPRAVLGYTGGRPGITSNSVPLFIQLE
- a CDS encoding conserved Plasmodium protein, unknown function (overlaps_old_locusTagID:BBM_III00660); this encodes MHQEHKASEVSKCFKLVDYSTEDSTAVSFETKLYSYYCKICNEHCFVCDSPLNDLPNRKNDKSKVITMNRFARGYVLTGATVYIRKKGGIERQIRLKCKGCNVSVGYYCKEINCGTNNDRNTGQPFGNQHVYVFYEVLV
- a CDS encoding Cyclophilin type peptidyl-prolyl cis-trans isomerase/CLD (overlaps_old_locusTagID:BBM_III00665), which translates into the protein MSSGDSIDLSGDNGVVKKILVPARSVDMPNDGQQVYVHYTGKLDNGVVFDSSITRNTPFNFTLGEGNVIKGWDICVKSMSVGEKCLVVIQPDYGYGDKGAGASIPPNSVLNFEIELLMYRDVPSKKKWEMSVDECIQIAQDSKIKGNNYFQQNNFPIAITFYQEAIDYLSGRDDWDPAQQSASAPLLSASHLNLANCYLKTGEYSKAIESSNNALKLDKNNVKAYYRRGIARMSFGFLQEACDDFKKVIALEPDNVQGKNSLAQCMHKLKISTQKEISVFSKMFRNDIYIEKKPARDMHALPRVFMDIRVNEKTFKTVIVLFEDTVPMAVKNFIGLCKGDNENKKLKYKGNKFHKLVPGVLVQGGDVINNDGTGGMSIYGEAFIDESFNDQFATKGIVGMANTGPNTNLSQFFITLSPQPSMNGKNVVIGKIVEGLELLDEIKTVKIDGDKPKSTIEIVDCGTV